The candidate division WOR-3 bacterium sequence TACGGATCAATTCCGGGTTTGCATCATTTTCGTTTAACTTTTTCATAGATCCGTATACTCTTATCATTATCGGCGAGCCGGCACTCAAGTGTAAATCGCTTGCTTTGGATTCCACTGTGTATTTCAACAACTGTTTGATCTCATTCATTAATCACTCCATCTTGGCTTGATATTTTATTTTAATCTCATCCCGGACTTTGTAGATTTTGATATCCCCACGGTCATCAACAATTTTAATCACTGCCTGGTCTTTGCCCAATTCAATCTCTACACTCTGTGCAAAATTTTCTTTTGCTAATATTGCCTCAGTCTGCTCGGCTAAGAAAAAATTGTCCAGCAATTGACGGATTTTTTCCGGTTCTGCCCCGGCAACGATCACTTCTTTGCGGGCAATCTCTCTAATCATTTCGATACCTGCTTTTTCCGAAGGATTACCGGTGGCAACATATAGTTTATTGTCCAATTCATAAAGGGGAATGATACAATATTGATACAACAACTTCTCTGGAAAAGCTCGAATAAGCTTGCTGTCTAAAATCTCGGGCTTTAAATCAATGAAGGGGATAGCAGCCTGTTCACTCAATAACCAGATTAACTCACGGGGATTGAGATAGCCGAGTTCAATGAGGATTTCACCCAGTTTTTTCTTTTTCTTTTTTTGAATCTCAAGGGCTTCGTTTAATTGTTCTTCGTTAATGAGCCCACTTTTTACAAGCAACTCTCCAATCAACATTAACTCTACACTCCAATCAGTTCAAAAACCTTGGCTTTCAGCTCATCTATCTGGATAGGCTTGGTGATAAATGCCGCGACTTCCGAAGTTTTAATCACAATGTCATCTTCAAGGAGTTTGTAAGCCGAACAAACAATAATTGGAATGGTTTTATTCCTTTCCCTTATCCGTTCAATGACTTCAAATCCATGGGTGCCGGGCATTTTGATATCGGTGATAAGCAGATCAAAATTTCCTTTGGTGATATGCTTTACAGCTTCTCTTCCATTATCGCAAAGCACAATCTCATAATCATCTTTCAGTGCTTCATTAAGCAAAATCCTTATCGGTTCTTCATCATCAACAATGAGAATTCTTTTTTTCATCTAAACCTCCTTGCTGGCAAGTAACCATACTGATATTTTAGTCCCCTGCCCGAGTATACTTTGAACTTCGATTTTGCCCTTATGATCATCAACAATCTTTTTAACAATCGCCAACCCCAGCCCTGTGCCACGGGGTTTGGTGGTAAAGAAGGGATTGAAGATATTTTTTAAATCATTTTCATCAATCCCCTTACCGTTATCGATAACATGGGTCACAAGGTAATCATCCTGTTGCTCAAATTTAATTCTTATCACCCCGTTCTCATCCATCGCCTCCATACTATTGGTTATTAAATTGACAAAAAGGCGACGGAGCGATTCCTCCTCACCCTGAACCTTTGTCTGACCGTCACTTTCAAATATTATATTTACCTTCATCGACTGAACTATCTCGCTAATCAAATTTCTCAAATCCACATCTTTCAATTCAAGTTTTTTGGAACGGGCAAAGGTCAAGATGTCGTCAATGATACGATTTATCCGATTGGTCCCTTTACGAATTTCTTCCACATAAAATTTTATTTTCTCGCGGTCGGCTACATTCACGAGGAGTTGGGCGAAACCATCTATTGAGGTGAGCGGATTACGAATTTCATGGGCTACCCAACTCGCCATTTTCCCCAGATAAGAAAGTCGTTCATTCTGCCGGGCAATCTCTTCAAGTTTTCTAATCTCTGAAAGGTCCTTAAAGATCAAAACACAACCAGCTATACTCTTATCCGATGATTCCAGCAATGTAATATTAAAACCGATCGGAATTTTTTCACCATTTTTATTTAGAATTTCAATCTCGCTTCTGATAATTGGTTTGCCCGTGGTCATAGCATATTCCATTTTCTGCCAAAGGGGTTCAAAGCCTCTGATATTCTTAATATTGGTTTGCAATAACTCTTCTTTTTGGTAACCGAACGACCGCTCGGTCTCGGGATTTACAGTGGTAATCATCCCATCCCTATTTACCACCATTATGCCGCTTGCCACACTGTTTATTATTCGCTCGTTATATAGACGTAATTCCACCTCCCGGGCGGTTATCTTTTCTACCTCCTTTCTCAATTCTATATTAAAGCGCTCCAATTCTTCCTTTTTCTTCAATTCACGGCGTGTCATCTCCGCCCAGTAACTGCTCACCAGCGAGATAATAAACAAAAACGGAATACGAATTAAAAATCGGGAATCAAGGAAAGAAATACCTGGATACTCTCGGTGCAGGAGCCAGGTATAAATGATACTCGCCACAATCGCAATGAAGAAACTCCCATTGAGAGTTTGGCTCACCGAGGAGATGAATATCGCCAAAAAGTATATAAGATAAAAATCAGTCTGCACACCTTCGCTGAGATAAATGGCAATAGAGATGATGATAATGTCAAAAAGAAAGGTAAGAAACGAAAACCAGGGTTTTGCTAATATTTTATCCGGAGCACGGGAAAGAAGAATACTGATAACAAAGTATATGCAAGCAACAATGTAACCGGGTTCTCCAAAATGCAATCCTTTTTTGGAATATGTCATAACCAGAATGGTAGTAAGAATGAGAATAAACCTTAGAAATGACAGTTTATTTTTATCCATATAATCCCTCAGCATAATTATACTTACTCCCCTATTGCTGTCAATACTAATTCAGCGTCCATTTTTCCTTTGCTCACAGGAAAAGATTTGCTTTCCAAGATAGGTATCCAGATCTCCATGTCAACTCCATTACTCTATAATGCAAAATTTATACCAAAAAACCCATGATATTTTGAAAGTTTTTATTTTTAATCGTCTCAGCATTGAACAATTGTTTATTTCGTACGCAAATCGCAAAAATCTCGGCAAAGATTGACACCGGAAATTTTTTGGCTAAAATAGGGGGTGTGGGTTTTCCTTTTCTTTTATGCCGCGATAGATAATTTTGTTGCCCAGGACCGACCCAATGACGGAGGCGGCTGTATCTATCTTTCCTGGCAAAGAGTTGTGGATACACTGATTGATGGTTATGTAATCTTCCGCCGAACCATTCAGGATACAGCATTTACCAGAATTGGTTTTGCGGGTCGGTATGCGGTGAATTTTGAAGACAACACGGTTGTGGACTCAATGAAATACATCTACCAAATTGCAGTCTTGAAACAAGATAGCGTTTATAACCATACCCTGAGCAATATCGTCCAATCTAAAGCCCAATTCTTCCATAAAGGAAGAATAAATATCCTTTTTACCATCGTTCTTTTTACGATGCTTTTAGGATATTTCATGACGCGTGCCCGGAAAGGGGCGAGTCTATTCATCCGCAAGATTGCCGGTCTTGATGCGGTGGAAGAAGCTGTGGGCAGGGCAACCGAGATGGGTAGACCGATACTCTATGTCCCGGGTTTAGGGGATATTGATTTTCCATCGGTCATTGCCTCCATGAATATCTTGGGAGAGATTGCCCGGAAATCAGCGAGTTACGATAATCCCCTCATCGTGGTCAACTGTTACCCAGTGGTCTATACCGTGGCCCG is a genomic window containing:
- a CDS encoding DUF6754 domain-containing protein, whose translation is MWVFLFFYAAIDNFVAQDRPNDGGGCIYLSWQRVVDTLIDGYVIFRRTIQDTAFTRIGFAGRYAVNFEDNTVVDSMKYIYQIAVLKQDSVYNHTLSNIVQSKAQFFHKGRINILFTIVLFTMLLGYFMTRARKGASLFIRKIAGLDAVEEAVGRATEMGRPILYVPGLGDIDFPSVIASMNILGEIARKSASYDNPLIVVNCYPVVYTVAREVVREAYTNEGRSDRYKDGYVRYLTESQFGYAAAINGIILRERPAANFFIGPFFAEALLIAETGNQIGAIQIAGTDQVLQLPFFVTACDYTLLGEEVYAASAYLTRDPVLVGSLKAQDAGKLLTLLVLILMTILTFLKINLISLIKVQ
- a CDS encoding ATP-binding protein; amino-acid sequence: MDKNKLSFLRFILILTTILVMTYSKKGLHFGEPGYIVACIYFVISILLSRAPDKILAKPWFSFLTFLFDIIIISIAIYLSEGVQTDFYLIYFLAIFISSVSQTLNGSFFIAIVASIIYTWLLHREYPGISFLDSRFLIRIPFLFIISLVSSYWAEMTRRELKKKEELERFNIELRKEVEKITAREVELRLYNERIINSVASGIMVVNRDGMITTVNPETERSFGYQKEELLQTNIKNIRGFEPLWQKMEYAMTTGKPIIRSEIEILNKNGEKIPIGFNITLLESSDKSIAGCVLIFKDLSEIRKLEEIARQNERLSYLGKMASWVAHEIRNPLTSIDGFAQLLVNVADREKIKFYVEEIRKGTNRINRIIDDILTFARSKKLELKDVDLRNLISEIVQSMKVNIIFESDGQTKVQGEEESLRRLFVNLITNSMEAMDENGVIRIKFEQQDDYLVTHVIDNGKGIDENDLKNIFNPFFTTKPRGTGLGLAIVKKIVDDHKGKIEVQSILGQGTKISVWLLASKEV
- a CDS encoding response regulator, with amino-acid sequence MKKRILIVDDEEPIRILLNEALKDDYEIVLCDNGREAVKHITKGNFDLLITDIKMPGTHGFEVIERIRERNKTIPIIVCSAYKLLEDDIVIKTSEVAAFITKPIQIDELKAKVFELIGV